The following proteins come from a genomic window of Pseudomonas putida:
- a CDS encoding uroporphyrinogen-III synthase, whose amino-acid sequence MSSWRLLLTRPEEDCAALAQTLATAGICSECLPLLAIEPVQLGARQRQQLAGLGQCQAMIVVSKPAARLLLAQLAHEGLQPPLAGWFTVGEATAAVLQSAGLTVTYPAQGDDSEALLTLPALRGAMAGPAPRVLIVRGVGGRELLAERLAEQGASVDYLELYRRCLPVYPAGTLVRRIEAERLNGVVVSSGQGLEHLQQLAAADWPRVARLPLFVPSPRVAEQARAAGAQQIVDCRGASATALLAAVQRSAAPAS is encoded by the coding sequence GTGAGCTCGTGGCGCCTGCTGCTGACCCGTCCTGAAGAGGACTGTGCCGCGCTGGCGCAGACGCTGGCAACTGCCGGTATTTGCAGCGAGTGCCTGCCTTTGCTGGCGATCGAACCCGTGCAACTGGGCGCTCGGCAGCGCCAGCAGCTTGCCGGGTTAGGGCAGTGCCAGGCCATGATTGTGGTCAGTAAACCGGCAGCCAGGTTGCTGCTTGCGCAGCTCGCACATGAAGGGCTGCAGCCCCCCCTAGCCGGTTGGTTCACTGTAGGTGAAGCCACGGCGGCGGTGTTGCAGTCTGCGGGGCTGACGGTGACTTACCCTGCTCAGGGTGACGACAGCGAAGCCTTGCTCACGCTCCCGGCCTTGCGCGGGGCTATGGCGGGCCCTGCGCCACGTGTTCTGATCGTCCGTGGTGTAGGAGGGCGCGAACTGCTGGCCGAGCGTCTTGCAGAGCAAGGTGCTAGTGTCGATTATCTGGAACTGTATCGTCGTTGCCTGCCGGTGTATCCGGCGGGCACGCTGGTGCGTCGCATCGAAGCGGAACGCCTGAACGGCGTGGTGGTCAGCAGTGGGCAGGGTCTTGAACACCTGCAACAGTTGGCCGCTGCCGATTGGCCGCGTGTGGCGCGCTTGCCATTGTTCGTGCCGAGCCCCAGGGTGGCCGAGCAGGCCAGGGCCGCTGGGGCACAACAGATTGTGGATTGTCGTGGCGCGAGTGCCACGGCCTTGCTGGCAGCCGTGCAGCGCAGCGCTGCACCTGCCTCTTAA
- a CDS encoding uroporphyrinogen-III C-methyltransferase gives MSETVLSHNDQPSAQEPTQPVTPPPAKRSGTGLALLALLVGAAGVAVGGWGVWQVRHLQGSELSQGQHLEALSQRAAALQQREQQISAQLASLPAASELEDRRRLVAQLQGDQQRLSQRLETVLGESRKEWRLAEAEHLLRLATLRLSALQDITSAKALVEGADEILREQSDPGSFAAREQLARSLAMLNSTQQPDRSGLYLKLAAQRELVQQLNAQSPEFDSDADALGALTADGDGTSRLAQWWAEISKYFQIDFNADDNVRPLLAGQSLNQLRLALSLTIEQAQWAALNGDAKVYTQALDDARSVLVANFNADNPQSKAMLESLNALVEQPVSVVTPDLSESLAAVQAYIQRRHLPAEGEGGKP, from the coding sequence GTGAGCGAAACTGTCTTGTCCCACAATGATCAGCCGTCGGCGCAAGAGCCGACGCAACCCGTCACCCCCCCACCTGCCAAACGTTCCGGCACAGGCCTGGCCTTGCTGGCACTGTTGGTGGGTGCTGCCGGGGTCGCAGTGGGCGGGTGGGGTGTCTGGCAGGTGCGGCATCTGCAAGGCAGTGAGCTGAGCCAGGGTCAGCACCTCGAGGCGCTGAGCCAGCGTGCCGCGGCACTGCAGCAGCGCGAGCAACAGATCAGTGCCCAGTTGGCCAGCCTGCCGGCAGCCAGCGAACTGGAAGACCGCCGCCGCCTCGTGGCGCAGTTGCAAGGTGATCAGCAGCGCTTGAGCCAGCGGCTGGAAACCGTGCTTGGCGAAAGCCGCAAGGAATGGCGCCTGGCCGAGGCCGAGCACCTGTTGCGCCTGGCCACCCTGCGGCTTTCGGCCCTGCAGGACATCACCAGCGCCAAGGCCCTGGTCGAAGGCGCCGACGAAATCCTGCGCGAGCAGAGCGACCCTGGCTCGTTTGCCGCGCGCGAGCAGTTGGCGCGTAGCCTGGCAATGCTCAACAGCACCCAGCAGCCGGACCGTAGCGGTTTGTATCTGAAGTTGGCTGCCCAGCGGGAGTTGGTGCAGCAGCTCAATGCCCAGTCGCCAGAGTTCGACAGCGATGCCGATGCCCTCGGTGCTTTGACCGCCGATGGCGATGGCACCAGCCGCCTGGCGCAGTGGTGGGCGGAGATTTCCAAGTATTTCCAGATTGATTTCAACGCCGACGACAACGTCCGTCCGTTGCTGGCCGGGCAGTCGCTCAACCAGTTGCGCCTGGCCCTGAGCCTGACCATCGAGCAAGCCCAATGGGCTGCGCTCAATGGCGACGCCAAGGTCTACACCCAGGCGCTGGATGATGCGCGCAGTGTGCTGGTGGCCAATTTCAACGCTGACAACCCGCAGAGCAAGGCCATGCTCGAAAGCCTCAATGCGCTGGTCGAGCAGCCGGTGTCGGTGGTTACCCCGGACCTGAGTGAAAGCCTGGCGGCGGTGCAGGCGTATATCCAGCGCCGCCATCTGCCTGCCGAGGGTGAGGGGGGCAAGCCATGA
- the hemC gene encoding hydroxymethylbilane synthase — MSTREIRIATRKSALALWQAEYVKARLEQAHPGLLVTLVPMVSRGDKLLDAPLAKIGGKGLFVKELETALLDNEADIAVHSMKDVPMDFPEGLGLYCICEREDPRDAFVSNRFSSLDALPAGSIVGTSSLRRQAQLLARRPDLQIRFLRGNVNTRLAKLDAGEYDAIILAAAGLIRLGFEERITASISVDDSLPAGGQGAVGIECRSADSEIHALLAPLHHTDTADRVVAERALNKHLNGGCQVPIACYAVLEGEQLWLRGLVGQPSGGTLLMADARAPRASAETLGVQVAEDLLGQGAAAILKEVYGEAGHP; from the coding sequence ATGTCCACTCGCGAAATCCGCATTGCCACCCGTAAAAGTGCCTTGGCCCTGTGGCAGGCCGAATACGTCAAAGCCCGCCTCGAGCAGGCACATCCTGGGCTGCTGGTGACCTTGGTGCCCATGGTCAGCCGCGGTGACAAGCTGCTCGACGCGCCCCTGGCGAAAATCGGCGGCAAAGGCCTGTTCGTCAAGGAGCTGGAAACCGCCCTGCTGGACAATGAAGCCGACATCGCTGTGCATTCGATGAAGGACGTACCCATGGACTTCCCCGAAGGCTTGGGCCTGTACTGCATCTGTGAACGTGAAGACCCGCGTGACGCCTTCGTTTCCAACCGTTTTTCCAGCCTCGATGCACTGCCTGCCGGCAGCATCGTCGGCACCTCCAGCCTGCGCCGTCAGGCCCAGTTGCTGGCACGCCGCCCTGACCTGCAAATCCGCTTCCTGCGGGGCAACGTCAACACTCGTCTGGCCAAGCTCGATGCCGGTGAGTACGACGCCATCATCCTTGCAGCGGCGGGCCTGATCCGCTTGGGCTTTGAAGAACGGATCACCGCCAGCATCAGCGTCGACGATAGCCTGCCGGCCGGTGGCCAGGGCGCGGTGGGCATCGAATGCCGTAGCGCAGACAGCGAGATCCATGCGCTGTTGGCGCCTTTGCATCACACTGATACCGCTGACCGTGTGGTGGCCGAACGAGCGTTGAACAAGCACTTGAACGGCGGCTGCCAGGTACCGATTGCCTGTTATGCCGTGCTCGAAGGCGAGCAGCTATGGCTGCGCGGCCTGGTTGGCCAGCCCAGCGGTGGGACCCTGTTGATGGCTGACGCCCGTGCACCGCGGGCATCGGCCGAAACGTTGGGGGTACAGGTGGCCGAAGACCTGCTGGGCCAAGGTGCTGCGGCCATTCTCAAGGAAGTCTACGGTGAGGCCGGGCACCCGTGA